The following is a genomic window from Clostridium fungisolvens.
ATAAACAATCCATCAGACAATATAACAGATGATAAAAAAAAGAAATATATCATTACATAATAAAATATATCAAATCTAGTTGCACCTGCATTTTTGCTAAATAAATATCTTATATTTTTAATTACTACATATGTATTTCCTTTTGCCCACCTTGTTCTCTGCTTTATCCATACTCTTAGTGTTTCGGGTTCCTGTTCCCAAGTTACAGAAAGAGGTATAAACTTTATCTTATATCCCATTCTGTAAAGTCTAAAGCTTATCTCTGTGTCTTCTGTCACTGCTTTCGTATCCCATCCGCCCATATCCTTTATTATTTTTCTTCTTATTATAAAATTAGTGCCAGGAATAGTGCACAAATTAAACAACTGCCATCTGCCAGCCTGTGCCATCCATTGAAAGGTTATAGTCTCAATGTTTATAAATCTAGTTAGTAAATTTCTATTTTTATTTCTACATCTAAATTTACCTATGACTGCTCCAAATTCTTCTGACTGCTCTATGGTCTCCACTAAATATCTTAACGCTGTCTTCTCTGGGGTATTATCAGCATCATATATAACTATGTATTCTCCTATACTTCTTTGAAATCCAATATTTAGCGCATTAGATTTCCCTTTCCCACCATTTGTCTTATCAGTGTTTATAACGATTAAATTATTACTAGGATTTTTTAATTGTATTGACTTTAGTAGTTCTGCTGAGTTGTCGCTGGAATTATCATTTATTATTATAATTTCATATCTGTCTATAGGATACTCAAAATTCATCAAAGCTTTTACTGTTTTCTCTATAACCTTACTTTCGTTATGAGCTGGAACTATAATAGAGATATAAGGGTAATAATCTAGTTCCCTCTTCATCTTCAGCTCCAAAGTTCTTAAATAGTATCTGTAACCACCAATTACTAACACAATGTTTATAAATATAACTATCCAAATTACAGAAAGTGAATATATAAGAGCATAATCAAATACAGTCATTAATTATCACTCCATTATTTAAAATATTTTCTTCTATCAATAATTCCCCCTAAGTAAGCAATTATAGCAAATACTACACATACTACAATTGTAAAAATAAGAATCAACCTATTCACTTTGCTTATATCTAGAAGTGAACTTGTATTCTTTATTTCATTTGTTTTATCTTGCGAGTAAATTTCCTCTAGTTCAGTCCTAGATAGAAACTTTCCTTGGTATTGCAATATGTTATTTAAATAGATATTATTTTCTTTATTAATTATCTCATTTTCTTTTAATTTAACTCTTGTTTCTACTTCACATATATCGTTAAACTTCATCCCCTTATTAGTAATGCTACTTATCTTTTCTTTAAACTCTGATAAGCTATAATCTGAATTTATGGCCAATCCTATAGGATTAGTCTGTTTTTTTGCAGCTTCTAGATCACCTACGTCGAACTTCTCCATAACTTTCTTATAAGCATCAATATGTAAGTTTTCAAAATCAAGTGCATTCAAATTTTGATCTTTCTCCAATATTATAGTGTCAGAAATATTTATTATTGGCCGATACTCCTCCTTATAAATCCATCTATCTGATATACTAAATCCTATTGGATATACTTGATATTTTAAATAGTTAGTAAATGCCAATTGAGTTCTCTCCATTACTTCTTCGCCACCAGGATCTCCCATATAAAATATAGGGGCTTTCAACATTACTCTGCCCCCCTTACTTTGAGCATATCTTAGCACCTCTCCAAATCTCTTCATGGAAACAAAATCTACATTTTCATAAACAGGCATAGCTTCACAAATAAATGGGATCCCTTTGTCATATAAAAAATCTACTTTCTCTATAAATTGATTAAGGTCTATAAATGGATATACCCTATTCAAAATTAAATACTTTTCATTTTTAGGATTATTGTTATCTTTTATTTCATCAATTATTAAGTTTTTGGTTTTATAGTCATCTATACTTGGTTTAAAAATAGCTATTTTTGCTGCTCTCATGTGAATATTTTTAACTGCTTCTTTTACTTCACGGTAGTTATCAGTAAACCATAAAATATTACCATTATACAAACTTAACTTTTCACATGTACTTTTACTGTAATCATTATTTTCATTATTAATAACAATTAAATTATCATATTCATTAATATTATTCATAGTTAAATTCAACTTATTAATTTGTATATTTACAGTCTTAGATGACATTATAAGCTTTATTATATTATTTAAGTTGCTATAATCACTGGTAAAGGCTTTATAAGAATCGTACAGAATTAAAACTTTTTTTTCAGTTGCGCTACAACTATTATAAAAAAATATTATTATAAGCAAGCTTATGATACAAATACGTTTAATCTTACACATCATATTCTAGCTCCATCTCTGCTTTTTCTAAGAAATCGAAAGCATCTGAAATCTCAGCATTGTATGCATAATACCCAATTTCAACCTCTATTTTTAACTTATTAAATAAATCTTTATCGCTTATATTTATGTTTTCTAGATTTTCTTTAAATCTTTGCTTTACTATTTCTGAACCTTCACCTTCTGAAATAAGTAAAAATGCAAAAATTAGTTTATCCTTTAAGATATACTTTCTATCTTCTAATCTTAGAGACTGTTTTAGTATATTTGATACCTCAATTAATAGTTTATTGAATTGTTCCTCTGAAACTATAGCTTTAAGCTTATCTTTATACCTAAACTTAACTAACATTAATGTTAATGGGATATTGTATCTTTTACTCATACTCATATATATTGGAACTTCATTGAAAAACGCTGCAGCATTTCTTATGCCTGTAGATGCATCAATCATTACTAAAGATTGATTTTCTTTCTCTAAAACTTTTGATTCTTCCTGTAAAGTAACTATGTATCGTGATAAATTCGAAAAAATAACTGCTGTTACAGGAATAGCAACAATCCAATAATAAACATCACTCTCTATACTAACTCCATTTATGAAAGTAATATACAACTTATAACTAGAGTAGATAAAATCAATTATTAAAGTAGTAATTAGAGCTAATGTTATATTAGTATAATAACTAATCATTGCTACTATCATCACAATAGTAAACAAAATGTAGTTTTCAACATTCTCATAAAATTTAAAATATATAAACAAACTATTAATTGCGAAAAAGTAAGCTATTGAAAGAGTTACATATATATCTATTTTCTTCCTATCTTGTTCCGAACTCATAGATCTTTTGCCCTCCTTCTGTTTTAATAACCATCTACTTTAGCTTAAATAGAATAGTATCAATTAATCACTGTTTTTGGTGCTTTAATAGCCGTATAGCTGAAAAATACACCATCAGATCAAAACTTACATTAAACATAAACAAATGTTTTGAAATATCAGCATCTCCTGCACCTAGTACAGATACCAATACTTGTGATGCTCCTACTATAAAAACAAATAGAAATACTTCTTCTACTAGTTGTGCTTTCGTATCTTTTTTATTCCTGTGTAACATATAATCATTAATAGCAAAAATAAAATAGATTATTATTAGAAATATTGTAAAACCAATATTATGGGGTAAATACTTACTCTTAAAATAACTATATAATGAAAAAAAACTACTTCTTTCTCCAAAGCTTTTTCCTGCAGATTTTTCGTAGTTTCCCATTACATCTGGTTTTATGCTATATGCATTTTCAGAGGCTATACTCATAACTTTGCCAAAAGCTCTTGGATTCTTTGCATAATATTTTAATATGGATCCAAAAGAATATTTAGAGTAAAACTCATTCATTAATTTATTGTCATTGGGATCTATCACAGGCATTGATTTATAAAAAATATTTCCCGCTAATATAGAATACTGACTATTAATTCCAAACTCGCTTAGAACTTCTTCTGGATTAACTTCATTTAAAAGTACACCTCTAGTCATGGAATGGTATCTATTTATATAATCAAATGGACCTACTATGGAAAAATAAAATATAGCAGAAACTACTAGAAATGTACCAGTTAAAATCTTTATGGTTTTCTTAATGTGTTTATTATTTGTTATTATTAGTAATCTTAAGAGGACCAAACAATATAATATTCCTACTGGTGCAAGCTGCTGCTTAGATCCTATAAATATTAAAGATATAATAGAAAATAGCATTAGATATTTTGGAGTAAGCTTATCAAATGTATATATGTAAAGTAATAGCCCAATACTTAGTAAAAAGAAGCTTAGATTTACTGCTTCTCCATAAAATGAATTAAAATAAGCTATATATCCCGTATCGCAAAATATTAAAACAAATAATAAAACAGCTAAAAGTTTGTATCTCTTTAACTTTATATCCATTATTAAAGATTTAATAATGAAATAAGCTGCAAAATCCATAGTAATAACATAAAGTATCGCTAAGTATTTTATATCGAAAATATACCCGTCTTTGAGTATTTTATTTAAAAACAAAGCAATTCTTATCAGTATTGCTTGGGTTGATAAAAGCATCATACCATTTTCGTTATAGTACTTATAAATACCGTAATATCTATTAAAATATCCAAAAAAAATATCATTATCATTTTTTGAAAGATGATAAAGCCCACTTTGACTTATAATTCTATAAAAATCTCCGTTGTCTGCAACTCCAATTACAGGTTTTATAAATAAAGTAAAAGTGCATATTAATGATATTAAAATAATAGCAAAGGAAATAAAAAATGAATCGTTTAGATTAATCTTAATTTTTCTCATGTCTTCCTCTTTAAAGAATTCATATCTAGAAACTTAATTTATACTTTTTCGATAAGCTGCACTCTTATTTATTATCTGATATGTATAAGTTGGATTTTCCTAGAGAATCTTTTGTAAATATATTTAATAATTGAACTAGTAATGATACACCTTTATTATTATTCCTCTTATTTTAGTAGGCATTCCAGTCAATAAATTCCATAATCTCTGCAAAATAAAAAAGTCGCTTAAGCGACTTTTTTAGTAAGTTTTTACTCATCTAAAATTCTCAATGAATATTACACGAATGTGATAGACTAATAATTTTTATTTTCCCACAAGAAATTTATTTATCATACTATTTTAATATCCAATCCTAGAACACCAGTTATGTTATCTTTATTATCTTTTATTGGAACTGATACAGTTACACAAGGATTCTTAGTTATTGAAGATATATACTTATCTGATATATATTCTTTTCCCTCAATACTGGCTAAAAACCACTTTCTACTACGTGCATTTACTATTCCATTAGTTGGATTAGAATAAATAAACTTTCCTTTTGAATCATTTGTCCATATTGCTTCAATAAATGTATTCACAGAAAGTATCTTATCTAACATTACTTTATGCTCTCTTTTATCTAAGTTAGAAAAACTTGTTTTACTAAGTAGCTCTGCATTTACTATTTTTAAAGCCTTTTTACATATCTCATATATTAATTCTTTTGTATCATCATCTTTTGAGTCCCGTATAGTATTGTGCTCAATTGAACCTACGTATTGTAAGAGTCCTTTACTAAGCTCCTCTAGTGACATGGTTCTTCCTACTTGTTCATTTATCCCTTTATATAATAACTTAAAACCATCTTTCACTTCTTTTGAACTATTTTCTAAATATATACTCTTGTTTTTAATATCTCTTGTAAAATCATATTGCCTATTTGTAAGCTTTAAGATAATATCTATCTGCTTATCAACAGAATTTAAAGAATCATTTATCTGAGAAAGACCATATCCAATATGTTGAGAATAAGAAAATCCTGCGCTTATTAATTCTATATCTTTACTTACTATCTTTGTAACATCCTCAATGGATTTCTTTATAGAATTAATTAATTTATATATTGAACTAACAGCTTCATTACTATTCTTAGATAGCTTTTCTATCTCTGTGGCAACTACTCCAAAGCTCTTGCCAAACTCCCCTGCTTTTGCTGATTCTATAGTTGCATTTAAAGCAAGTAAATTGGTTTGTTTTGCAAATCCACTTACAGTGTTTAATATGTAATTTATCTCTTCCGAAGTATTATTAAGTTCATTAACAATACTTTTAGTTTTTGAAGATGATTCATTTACTTCTTCAACAATCTTAACTAGCGCTTCAACCACTGATAAATTTTCTTGTATACTAGTTGTAGAGTTATTATTTATATTTAGCAAATCATTTGATGCTTCAATAATCTTTTTTACCATATTTAATATTTCATTTATATCTTCAACTGTTTCTTTTACTTTCTTAGCACTATCATCATTTATACAACCTATTTTTTCTGCTTCGCGATATATATTTTGCATAAATTCATTGTTATCTACAACTGAATCAGACAATTCACCTGATACTGCAGATATCTGAGCGGAAGTTACTTCTACTTCATAATTAAATTTTGAAAGTCTGTCTATTATACCATTAGTAACTTCAACTAAATTCTTATTAGCTAATCCCCTATTATCTAATTGTATTTTCTCAGGTATACATCCTTCCTTAATATTTGTTAAAGCCCCCCTAACTTGCTCAATACTTCTTGATTGATTAATATATTTGTACATTAATACTAGGTTAAGTAATATTGAACCTAGTAATACTACTATAAGTACAATCATATTATAGCCCCCTTCATACTTTTCAAAAAATAAAACATAGGTTTAAACCATATTTACATGTATAATTATCTATACAATAAAAGGGCAAAACCTCACTATTAGTGAGGCTTCGCCCTTGAAGCTCAAACATGTATGTTTAATTTTTATATTATACAAATTGTATAACAAATCCATAAAGTTTGCCATAATAATTTGAAAGTATTTTAGTATAAATGTCCCATCTTTTCTTTTTTTGTTTTAAAATACCTTGCATTATGGAGATTTGTATCCATTATTAGTGGAACTCTCTCTACTACTTCTATTCCATGTCCTTTTAATCCAACTAACTTCTTAGGATTATTAGTCATAAGTCTTATCTTTTTAACTTTCAATTCACTAAGTATTTGAGCTCCTATTCCATAATCCCTCATATCCGCTGGGAAACCTAATGCTATATTAGCTTCTTCAGTATCCAAGCCTTCTTCTTGGAGTTTATAAGCTTTTATTTTATTTATTAAGCCTATACCCCTTCCTTCTTGTCTAAGATATAGAAGAACTCCTTTTCCTTCCTTTTCTATTGTATTTAAAGCTGCTGCCAGTTGCTCTCCACAATCACATTTCAATGAGTGGAATGCATCTCCAGTAAGGCATTCTGAGTGTACTCTTACTAAAACCTTATCCTCTTCATTTATGTCACCCTTTACCAAAGCAACATGATGTTCTCCATTCAACCTATTAACAAATCCAACCATTCTGAAATCCCCATATTCTGTTGGGAGATTAGCTTCTGCTTCCTTAGTCACATAGCATTCACGTTCTCTTCTATATGCAATCAAGTCTTCAATTGATACAATGCTTAATTGATATTTCTCAGCCAATTCCCTTATATCGTTTAAGTTTGATAAAGTACCATCCTCATTTAATATCTGTGTTAAAACTGCTGAAGGATAACTTCCTGATAATATTGCAATATCAACAGCAGCTTCTAGGTTATCAGCTCTTTTTAACACTCCCCCATTAATTGCTTTACGAGGAAATATACTTCCTGGTATCCTAAAGTTTCTTCTAGTCTCTCCTCGCTTTATTAACATTTTTATAGTTGTTGCCTTATCCTCTGCAGATACTCCACTAGAAGTACTCTCATGATCTAATGAAATAGAATACTCATCTCTGCTCTTGATACCACTTCCATCAACTAACTTAGGTAGATTCAATTCTTCAAATCTATCTTCTTTAAGAGCCACGTA
Proteins encoded in this region:
- a CDS encoding methyl-accepting chemotaxis protein, producing the protein MIVLIVVLLGSILLNLVLMYKYINQSRSIEQVRGALTNIKEGCIPEKIQLDNRGLANKNLVEVTNGIIDRLSKFNYEVEVTSAQISAVSGELSDSVVDNNEFMQNIYREAEKIGCINDDSAKKVKETVEDINEILNMVKKIIEASNDLLNINNNSTTSIQENLSVVEALVKIVEEVNESSSKTKSIVNELNNTSEEINYILNTVSGFAKQTNLLALNATIESAKAGEFGKSFGVVATEIEKLSKNSNEAVSSIYKLINSIKKSIEDVTKIVSKDIELISAGFSYSQHIGYGLSQINDSLNSVDKQIDIILKLTNRQYDFTRDIKNKSIYLENSSKEVKDGFKLLYKGINEQVGRTMSLEELSKGLLQYVGSIEHNTIRDSKDDDTKELIYEICKKALKIVNAELLSKTSFSNLDKREHKVMLDKILSVNTFIEAIWTNDSKGKFIYSNPTNGIVNARSRKWFLASIEGKEYISDKYISSITKNPCVTVSVPIKDNKDNITGVLGLDIKIV
- the ribA gene encoding GTP cyclohydrolase II; translated protein: MFTKISEAIEEIKNGKSIILVDDENEENSGVLLTLSDNINKENINFMTKHGSGIIYVALKEDRFEELNLPKLVDGSGIKSRDEYSISLDHESTSSGVSAEDKATTIKMLIKRGETRRNFRIPGSIFPRKAINGGVLKRADNLEAAVDIAILSGSYPSAVLTQILNEDGTLSNLNDIRELAEKYQLSIVSIEDLIAYRRERECYVTKEAEANLPTEYGDFRMVGFVNRLNGEHHVALVKGDINEEDKVLVRVHSECLTGDAFHSLKCDCGEQLAAALNTIEKEGKGVLLYLRQEGRGIGLINKIKAYKLQEEGLDTEEANIALGFPADMRDYGIGAQILSELKVKKIRLMTNNPKKLVGLKGHGIEVVERVPLIMDTNLHNARYFKTKKEKMGHLY
- the wsfD gene encoding glycan biosynthesis hexose transferase WsfD, coding for MRKIKINLNDSFFISFAIILISLICTFTLFIKPVIGVADNGDFYRIISQSGLYHLSKNDNDIFFGYFNRYYGIYKYYNENGMMLLSTQAILIRIALFLNKILKDGYIFDIKYLAILYVITMDFAAYFIIKSLIMDIKLKRYKLLAVLLFVLIFCDTGYIAYFNSFYGEAVNLSFFLLSIGLLLYIYTFDKLTPKYLMLFSIISLIFIGSKQQLAPVGILYCLVLLRLLIITNNKHIKKTIKILTGTFLVVSAIFYFSIVGPFDYINRYHSMTRGVLLNEVNPEEVLSEFGINSQYSILAGNIFYKSMPVIDPNDNKLMNEFYSKYSFGSILKYYAKNPRAFGKVMSIASENAYSIKPDVMGNYEKSAGKSFGERSSFFSLYSYFKSKYLPHNIGFTIFLIIIYFIFAINDYMLHRNKKDTKAQLVEEVFLFVFIVGASQVLVSVLGAGDADISKHLFMFNVSFDLMVYFSAIRLLKHQKQ
- a CDS encoding GGDEF domain-containing protein, with protein sequence MSSEQDRKKIDIYVTLSIAYFFAINSLFIYFKFYENVENYILFTIVMIVAMISYYTNITLALITTLIIDFIYSSYKLYITFINGVSIESDVYYWIVAIPVTAVIFSNLSRYIVTLQEESKVLEKENQSLVMIDASTGIRNAAAFFNEVPIYMSMSKRYNIPLTLMLVKFRYKDKLKAIVSEEQFNKLLIEVSNILKQSLRLEDRKYILKDKLIFAFLLISEGEGSEIVKQRFKENLENINISDKDLFNKLKIEVEIGYYAYNAEISDAFDFLEKAEMELEYDV
- a CDS encoding glycosyltransferase family 2 protein, with the translated sequence MTVFDYALIYSLSVIWIVIFINIVLVIGGYRYYLRTLELKMKRELDYYPYISIIVPAHNESKVIEKTVKALMNFEYPIDRYEIIIINDNSSDNSAELLKSIQLKNPSNNLIVINTDKTNGGKGKSNALNIGFQRSIGEYIVIYDADNTPEKTALRYLVETIEQSEEFGAVIGKFRCRNKNRNLLTRFINIETITFQWMAQAGRWQLFNLCTIPGTNFIIRRKIIKDMGGWDTKAVTEDTEISFRLYRMGYKIKFIPLSVTWEQEPETLRVWIKQRTRWAKGNTYVVIKNIRYLFSKNAGATRFDIFYYVMIYFFFLSSVILSDGLFILGFTGAVSLHISGYSVVLWVMAYSAFVLSILVAVSTEKSELNIKNFFVILLMYFTYCKLWTVVAALGFYNYLKDTVLKREVKWYKTERF